A section of the Streptomyces sp. NBC_00178 genome encodes:
- a CDS encoding isoprenylcysteine carboxyl methyltransferase family protein has translation MIWYTALVAAVAAERLAELGIALRNARWSLAQGGTEAGRGHYPAMVALHTGLLAACIAETWRADRAFVPWLGWTMVAVVAAAQGLRWWCVRTLGRRWNTRVIVVPGLPLVTGGPYRLIRHPNYVAVAAEGAALPLVHGAWMTAVLFTVLNAALMAVRIPCEDDALARPAQAGVRA, from the coding sequence ATGATCTGGTACACGGCCCTGGTGGCGGCGGTCGCGGCCGAACGTCTCGCCGAGCTGGGGATCGCGCTTCGCAACGCGCGCTGGAGCCTCGCGCAGGGCGGCACGGAGGCCGGCCGCGGCCACTACCCGGCGATGGTCGCCCTCCACACCGGGCTGCTCGCCGCCTGCATCGCCGAGACCTGGCGGGCGGACCGCGCCTTCGTCCCGTGGCTCGGCTGGACCATGGTGGCGGTGGTGGCCGCCGCTCAGGGACTGCGCTGGTGGTGCGTCCGCACGCTGGGCCGGCGCTGGAACACGCGGGTCATCGTCGTCCCCGGCCTCCCCCTGGTCACCGGCGGGCCCTACCGGCTGATCCGCCACCCGAACTACGTGGCCGTCGCGGCCGAAGGGGCCGCGCTGCCCCTGGTGCACGGCGCCTGGATGACCGCCGTCCTGTTCACCGTGCTCAACGCGGCCCTCATGGCCGTACGCATCCCGTGCGAGGACGACGCTCTCGCACGTCCCGCGCAGGCCGGGGTGCGCGCGTGA